One genomic window of Caenorhabditis elegans chromosome I includes the following:
- the noah-1 gene encoding uncharacterized protein (Product from WormBase gene class noah;~Confirmed by transcript evidence; NOmpA Homolog (Drosophila nompA: no mechanoreceptor potential A)), whose protein sequence is MKVFAVLALVVASVLADTLPSVTLCPPETQTIFVLQHNTTVGARIRTIPTSNLAECSDHCSASLDCQGVEFKDGSCAVFRAGSEKATAGSQLLTKTCVKSDRVCQSPFQFDLFEQRILVGFAREVVPAANIQICMAACLNAFDTFGFECESAMFYPVDQECILNTEDRLDRPSLFVEESDDTVIYMDNNCAGSQCYPPYITQYIAVEGKQLKNELDRIINVDLDSCQALCTQRLSISSNDFNCKSFMYNNKTRTCILADERSKPLGRADLIATEGFTYFEKKCFASPNTCRNVPSFKRVPQMILVGFAAFVMENVPSVTMCLDQCTNPPPETGDGFVCKSVMYYYNEQECILNSETRESKPELFIPEGEEFLVDYFDITCHLKQEKCPTGQHLKAIRTINAALPEGESELHVLKASAAKGIKECVAKCFGLAPEKCRSFNYDKKTKSCDLLYLDGHNTLQPQVRQGVDLYDLHCLAAMPLVENDCSANKDDALFSRYLHTKQRGIPAKVYKVVSLNSCLEVCAGNPTCAGANYNRRLGDCTLFDAIDDDAEINEHTDFYKNLCVTKEIDTGASAAANVPETKHRVSGTVVEGKDSKSQLLATKKVKKPTIKNTEHRRAPESTVPIGPPVEVKAEAIQTICNYEGIKVQINNGEPFSGVIFVKNKFDTCRVEVANSNAATLVLGLPKDFGMRPISLDNIDDNETGKNKTKKGEETPLKDEIEEFRQKRQAAEFRDCGLVDLLNGTYKSTVVIQTNNLGIPGLVTSMDQLYEVSCDYSSMLGGRVQAGYNMTVTGPEANLIQPRGKIELGNPVLMQLLNGDGTEQPLVQAKLGDILELRWEIMAMDDELDFFVKNCHAEPGVAGGKAGAGEKLRLIDGGCPTPAVAQKLIPGAIEIKSSAVKTTKMQAFRFDSSASIRVTCEVEICKGDCEPVECALTGGVKKSFGRKKREVSNNIEEFETNRYLIPRRSHATTSIVIIDPLQQVNEPVAMSRASTLDLLREDAHEVQMIEEGSICLNSVTVFAIFGTLAVLILGQTVVIAHYAVRRFSSEKTA, encoded by the exons ATGAAGGTCTTTGCGGTTCTCGCCCTTGTCGTGGCCTCTGTGCTTGCGGACACTTTAC catcAGTGACGTTATGTCCTCCTGAAACTCAAACAATATTTGTTCTCCAACACAACACAACAGTGGGTGCTCGCATCCGAACAATCCCAACCTCAAATCTTGCTGAATGCTCCGATCACTGCTCGGCTTCTCTTGATTGTCAAGGAGTTGAGTTCAAGGATGGAAGCTGTGCAGTTTTCCGTGCAGGCTCTGAAAAGGCAACTGCTGGAAGCCAACTTCTCACCAAGACATGTGTCAAGAGTGATCGCGTTTGCCAATCTCCATTCCAGTTCGATCTTTTCGAGCAAAGAATTCTCGTTGGATTCGCCCGCGAGGTTGTCCCTGCTGCAAACATTCAAATTTGTATGGCTGCCTGCCTTAATGCTTTCGACACTTTTGGATTCGAATGTGAATCTGCTATGTTCTACCCAGTTGATCAAGAATGTATCTTGAACACCGAAGATCGTTTGGACAGACCATCACTCTTTGTTGAGGAATCAGATGATACAGTTATCTACATGGATAACAACTGTGCTGGAT ccCAATGCTACCCACCATACATCACACAATATATTGCCGTCGAAGGAAAGCAATTGAAGAATGAACTTGACCGTATCATCAACGTCGACCTCGATTCTTGCCAAGCTCTTTGCACTCAACGTCTCTCAATCTCATCCAATGACTTCAACTGCAAATCGTTCATGTACAACAACAAGACCCGTACTTGTATTCTTGCTGATGAACGTTCCAAACCACTTGGACGTGCTGATCTTATTGCCACAGAAGGATTCACTTACTTCGAGAAGAAGTGCTTCGCTTCGCCAAACACTTGCCGCAACGTGCCAAGCTTCAAGCGTGTGCCACAAATGATTCTCGTTGGATTCGCCGCTTTCGTTATGGAGAATGTTCCATCTGTCACCATGTGCCTTGATCAATGTACCAA CCCACCACCAGAGACTGGTGATGGATTTGTCTGCAAATCTGTCATGTATTACTACAACGAACAAGAGTGCATCCTCAACTCAGAAACCAGAGAAAGCAAGCCAGAGCTTTTTATTCCAGAAGGAGAAGAGTTCCTTGTTGACTATTTCGATATTACTTGCCACCTCAAGCAAGAGAAATGCCCAACTGGACAACACCTCAAGGCTATTCGCACCATCAATGCAGCTCTTCCAGAAGGAGAATCTGAGCTTCATGTTCTCAAGGCTTCTGCTGCTAAGGGAATCAAGGAATGTGTTGCCAAGTGCTTCGGACTTGCTCCAGAGAAATGCAGATCCTTCAACTACGACAAGAAGACAAAATCTTGCGATCTTCTTTACCTCGATGGTCACAACACTCTTCAGCCACAAGTTCGTCAAGGAGTTGATCTATATGATCTTCACTGTCTTGCCG CTATGCCTCTAGTGGAAAACGACTGCTCTGCCAACAAGGATGATGCTCTCTTCTCCCGTTATCTTCACACCAAACAACGTGGAATCCCAGCAAAGGTCTACAAGGTTGTTTCACTCAACTCGTGCCTTGAAGTTTGTGCCGGAAATCCAAC ATGCGCTGGAGCCAACTACAACCGTCGTCTTGGAGACTGCACACTCTTCGATGCTATTGACGATGATGCTGAGATTAACGAGCATACTGATTTCTACAAGAACCTCTGTGTTACCAAAGAAATCGATACTGGAGCTTCTGCTGCCGCCAATGTCCCAGAAACCAAGCACCGTGTCTCTGGAACCGTCGTTGAAGGCAAGGACTCTAAATCACAACTTCTTGCCACTAAGAAGGTCAAGAAGCCAACCATCAAGAACACCGAACACCGTCGTGCTCCAGAATCAACCGTTCCAATTGGTCCACCAGTTGAGGTTAAAGCTGAAGCCATTCAAACAATCTGTAACTACGAAGGAATCAAGGTTCAAATCAACAATGGAGAGCCATTCAGTGGAGTCATCTTTGTTAAGAACAAGTTTGATACTTGCCGTGTTGAAGTTGCCAACTCAAATGCCGCTACTCTTGTTCTCGGACTTCCAAAAGACTTTGGAATGCGCCCAATCTCTCTTGACAATATTGATGATAATGAAACTGGAAAGAATAAGACAAAGAAGGGAGAAGAGACTCCATTGAAGGATGAAATTGAGGAGTTCCGTCAAAAGAGACAAGCTGCTGAATTCCGTGATTGTGGACTCGTCGATCTTCTCAATGGAACATACAAATCCACTGTTGTCATTCAAACCAACAACCTCGGAATTCCAGGACTCGTTACCTCAATGGATCAACTTTATGAGGTTTCCTGTGATTACTCTAGTATGCTTGGAGGACGTGTTCAAGCTGGATACAATATGACTGTTACTGGACCAGAAGCTAATCTTATTCAGCCACGTGGAAAGATTGAGCTCGGAAACCCAGTTCTCATGCAACTTCTGAATGGAGATGGAACTGAACAACCACTTGTTCAAGCTAAACTCGGAGACATTCTTGAGCTTCGTTGGGAGATTATGGCTATGGATGATGAACTTGACTTCTTCGTCAAGAACTGCCACGCTGAACCAGGAGTTGCTGGAGGAAAGGCCGGAGCCGGAGAGAAGCTTCGACTTATCGATGGTGGATGCCCAACTCCAGCTGTTGCACAAAAGTTGATCCCAGGAGCTATTGAAATCAAGTCATCGGCTGTGAAGACTACAAAAATGCAAGCTTTCCGTTTCGATTCATCTGCTTCAATCAGAGTTACATGCGAAGTTGAGATTTGCAAGGGAGATTGTGAACCAGTTGAGTGTGCTTTAACCGGAGGAGTCAAGAAATCATTCGGAAGAAAGAAGAGAGAAGTTAGCAATAATATTGAAGAAT TCGAGACAAACCGGTACCTGATTCCAAGAAGATCTCACGCCACCACCTCCATCGTCATCATTGACCCACTTCAACAG gtaaATGAGCCAGTTGCCATGTCACGTGCTTCAACACTTGATCTTCTTCGTGAAGATGCTCACGAGGTTCAGATGATTGAGGAAGGATCAATCTGCCTGAACTCTGTCACAGTTTTTGCCATCTTTGGAACCCTTGCGGTTCTGATTCTTGGACAAACTGTTGTCATTGCTCACTACGCAGTTCGTCGGTTTTCATCAGAAAAGACTGCTTAA
- the noah-1 gene encoding uncharacterized protein (Product from WormBase gene class noah;~Confirmed by transcript evidence; NOmpA Homolog (Drosophila nompA: no mechanoreceptor potential A)) — translation MKVFAVLALVVASVLADTLPSVTLCPPETQTIFVLQHNTTVGARIRTIPTSNLAECSDHCSASLDCQGVEFKDGSCAVFRAGSEKATAGSQLLTKTCVKSDRVCQSPFQFDLFEQRILVGFAREVVPAANIQICMAACLNAFDTFGFECESAMFYPVDQECILNTEDRLDRPSLFVEESDDTVIYMDNNCAGSQCYPPYITQYIAVEGKQLKNELDRIINVDLDSCQALCTQRLSISSNDFNCKSFMYNNKTRTCILADERSKPLGRADLIATEGFTYFEKKCFASPNTCRNVPSFKRVPQMILVGFAAFVMENVPSVTMCLDQCTNPPPETGDGFVCKSVMYYYNEQECILNSETRESKPELFIPEGEEFLVDYFDITCHLKQEKCPTGQHLKAIRTINAALPEGESELHVLKASAAKGIKECVAKCFGLAPEKCRSFNYDKKTKSCDLLYLDGHNTLQPQVRQGVDLYDLHCLAVENDCSANKDDALFSRYLHTKQRGIPAKVYKVVSLNSCLEVCAGNPTCAGANYNRRLGDCTLFDAIDDDAEINEHTDFYKNLCVTKEIDTGASAAANVPETKHRVSGTVVEGKDSKSQLLATKKVKKPTIKNTEHRRAPESTVPIGPPVEVKAEAIQTICNYEGIKVQINNGEPFSGVIFVKNKFDTCRVEVANSNAATLVLGLPKDFGMRPISLDNIDDNETGKNKTKKGEETPLKDEIEEFRQKRQAAEFRDCGLVDLLNGTYKSTVVIQTNNLGIPGLVTSMDQLYEVSCDYSSMLGGRVQAGYNMTVTGPEANLIQPRGKIELGNPVLMQLLNGDGTEQPLVQAKLGDILELRWEIMAMDDELDFFVKNCHAEPGVAGGKAGAGEKLRLIDGGCPTPAVAQKLIPGAIEIKSSAVKTTKMQAFRFDSSASIRVTCEVEICKGDCEPVECALTGGVKKSFGRKKREVSNNIEEFETNRYLIPRRSHATTSIVIIDPLQQVNEPVAMSRASTLDLLREDAHEVQMIEEGSICLNSVTVFAIFGTLAVLILGQTVVIAHYAVRRFSSEKTA, via the exons ATGAAGGTCTTTGCGGTTCTCGCCCTTGTCGTGGCCTCTGTGCTTGCGGACACTTTAC catcAGTGACGTTATGTCCTCCTGAAACTCAAACAATATTTGTTCTCCAACACAACACAACAGTGGGTGCTCGCATCCGAACAATCCCAACCTCAAATCTTGCTGAATGCTCCGATCACTGCTCGGCTTCTCTTGATTGTCAAGGAGTTGAGTTCAAGGATGGAAGCTGTGCAGTTTTCCGTGCAGGCTCTGAAAAGGCAACTGCTGGAAGCCAACTTCTCACCAAGACATGTGTCAAGAGTGATCGCGTTTGCCAATCTCCATTCCAGTTCGATCTTTTCGAGCAAAGAATTCTCGTTGGATTCGCCCGCGAGGTTGTCCCTGCTGCAAACATTCAAATTTGTATGGCTGCCTGCCTTAATGCTTTCGACACTTTTGGATTCGAATGTGAATCTGCTATGTTCTACCCAGTTGATCAAGAATGTATCTTGAACACCGAAGATCGTTTGGACAGACCATCACTCTTTGTTGAGGAATCAGATGATACAGTTATCTACATGGATAACAACTGTGCTGGAT ccCAATGCTACCCACCATACATCACACAATATATTGCCGTCGAAGGAAAGCAATTGAAGAATGAACTTGACCGTATCATCAACGTCGACCTCGATTCTTGCCAAGCTCTTTGCACTCAACGTCTCTCAATCTCATCCAATGACTTCAACTGCAAATCGTTCATGTACAACAACAAGACCCGTACTTGTATTCTTGCTGATGAACGTTCCAAACCACTTGGACGTGCTGATCTTATTGCCACAGAAGGATTCACTTACTTCGAGAAGAAGTGCTTCGCTTCGCCAAACACTTGCCGCAACGTGCCAAGCTTCAAGCGTGTGCCACAAATGATTCTCGTTGGATTCGCCGCTTTCGTTATGGAGAATGTTCCATCTGTCACCATGTGCCTTGATCAATGTACCAA CCCACCACCAGAGACTGGTGATGGATTTGTCTGCAAATCTGTCATGTATTACTACAACGAACAAGAGTGCATCCTCAACTCAGAAACCAGAGAAAGCAAGCCAGAGCTTTTTATTCCAGAAGGAGAAGAGTTCCTTGTTGACTATTTCGATATTACTTGCCACCTCAAGCAAGAGAAATGCCCAACTGGACAACACCTCAAGGCTATTCGCACCATCAATGCAGCTCTTCCAGAAGGAGAATCTGAGCTTCATGTTCTCAAGGCTTCTGCTGCTAAGGGAATCAAGGAATGTGTTGCCAAGTGCTTCGGACTTGCTCCAGAGAAATGCAGATCCTTCAACTACGACAAGAAGACAAAATCTTGCGATCTTCTTTACCTCGATGGTCACAACACTCTTCAGCCACAAGTTCGTCAAGGAGTTGATCTATATGATCTTCACTGTCTTGCCG TGGAAAACGACTGCTCTGCCAACAAGGATGATGCTCTCTTCTCCCGTTATCTTCACACCAAACAACGTGGAATCCCAGCAAAGGTCTACAAGGTTGTTTCACTCAACTCGTGCCTTGAAGTTTGTGCCGGAAATCCAAC ATGCGCTGGAGCCAACTACAACCGTCGTCTTGGAGACTGCACACTCTTCGATGCTATTGACGATGATGCTGAGATTAACGAGCATACTGATTTCTACAAGAACCTCTGTGTTACCAAAGAAATCGATACTGGAGCTTCTGCTGCCGCCAATGTCCCAGAAACCAAGCACCGTGTCTCTGGAACCGTCGTTGAAGGCAAGGACTCTAAATCACAACTTCTTGCCACTAAGAAGGTCAAGAAGCCAACCATCAAGAACACCGAACACCGTCGTGCTCCAGAATCAACCGTTCCAATTGGTCCACCAGTTGAGGTTAAAGCTGAAGCCATTCAAACAATCTGTAACTACGAAGGAATCAAGGTTCAAATCAACAATGGAGAGCCATTCAGTGGAGTCATCTTTGTTAAGAACAAGTTTGATACTTGCCGTGTTGAAGTTGCCAACTCAAATGCCGCTACTCTTGTTCTCGGACTTCCAAAAGACTTTGGAATGCGCCCAATCTCTCTTGACAATATTGATGATAATGAAACTGGAAAGAATAAGACAAAGAAGGGAGAAGAGACTCCATTGAAGGATGAAATTGAGGAGTTCCGTCAAAAGAGACAAGCTGCTGAATTCCGTGATTGTGGACTCGTCGATCTTCTCAATGGAACATACAAATCCACTGTTGTCATTCAAACCAACAACCTCGGAATTCCAGGACTCGTTACCTCAATGGATCAACTTTATGAGGTTTCCTGTGATTACTCTAGTATGCTTGGAGGACGTGTTCAAGCTGGATACAATATGACTGTTACTGGACCAGAAGCTAATCTTATTCAGCCACGTGGAAAGATTGAGCTCGGAAACCCAGTTCTCATGCAACTTCTGAATGGAGATGGAACTGAACAACCACTTGTTCAAGCTAAACTCGGAGACATTCTTGAGCTTCGTTGGGAGATTATGGCTATGGATGATGAACTTGACTTCTTCGTCAAGAACTGCCACGCTGAACCAGGAGTTGCTGGAGGAAAGGCCGGAGCCGGAGAGAAGCTTCGACTTATCGATGGTGGATGCCCAACTCCAGCTGTTGCACAAAAGTTGATCCCAGGAGCTATTGAAATCAAGTCATCGGCTGTGAAGACTACAAAAATGCAAGCTTTCCGTTTCGATTCATCTGCTTCAATCAGAGTTACATGCGAAGTTGAGATTTGCAAGGGAGATTGTGAACCAGTTGAGTGTGCTTTAACCGGAGGAGTCAAGAAATCATTCGGAAGAAAGAAGAGAGAAGTTAGCAATAATATTGAAGAAT TCGAGACAAACCGGTACCTGATTCCAAGAAGATCTCACGCCACCACCTCCATCGTCATCATTGACCCACTTCAACAG gtaaATGAGCCAGTTGCCATGTCACGTGCTTCAACACTTGATCTTCTTCGTGAAGATGCTCACGAGGTTCAGATGATTGAGGAAGGATCAATCTGCCTGAACTCTGTCACAGTTTTTGCCATCTTTGGAACCCTTGCGGTTCTGATTCTTGGACAAACTGTTGTCATTGCTCACTACGCAGTTCGTCGGTTTTCATCAGAAAAGACTGCTTAA
- the noah-1 gene encoding uncharacterized protein (Product from WormBase gene class noah;~Confirmed by transcript evidence; NOmpA Homolog (Drosophila nompA: no mechanoreceptor potential A)) produces the protein MKVFAVLALVVASVLADTLPSVTLCPPETQTIFVLQHNTTVGARIRTIPTSNLAECSDHCSASLDCQGVEFKDGSCAVFRAGSEKATAGSQLLTKTCVKSDRVCQSPFQFDLFEQRILVGFAREVVPAANIQICMAACLNAFDTFGFECESAMFYPVDQECILNTEDRLDRPSLFVEESDDTVIYMDNNCAGSQCYPPYITQYIAVEGKQLKNELDRIINVDLDSCQALCTQRLSISSNDFNCKSFMYNNKTRTCILADERSKPLGRADLIATEGFTYFEKKCFASPNTCRNVPSFKRVPQMILVGFAAFVMENVPSVTMCLDQCTNPPPETGDGFVCKSVMYYYNEQECILNSETRESKPELFIPEGEEFLVDYFDITCHLKQEKCPTGQHLKAIRTINAALPEGESELHVLKASAAKGIKECVAKCFGLAPEKCRSFNYDKKTKSCDLLYLDGHNTLQPQVRQGVDLYDLHCLAVENDCSANKDDALFSRYLHTKQRGIPAKVYKVVSLNSCLEVCAGNPTCAGANYNRRLGDCTLFDAIDDDAEINEHTDFYKNLCVTKEIDTGASAAANVPETKHRVSGTVVEGKDSKSQLLATKKVKKPTIKNTEHRRAPESTVPIGPPVEVKAEAIQTICNYEGIKVQINNGEPFSGVIFVKNKFDTCRVEVANSNAATLVLGLPKDFGMRPISLDNIDDNETGKNKTKKGEETPLKDEIEEFRQKRQAAEFRDCGLVDLLNGTYKSTVVIQTNNLGIPGLVTSMDQLYEVSCDYSSMLGGRVQAGYNMTVTGPEANLIQPRGKIELGNPVLMQLLNGDGTEQPLVQAKLGDILELRWEIMAMDDELDFFVKNCHAEPGVAGGKAGAGEKLRLIDGGCPTPAVAQKLIPGAIEIKSSAVKTTKMQAFRFDSSASIRVTCEVEICKGDCEPVECALTGGVKKSFGRKKREVSNNIEEFETNRYLIPRRSHATTSIVIIDPLQQVCTKVNEPVAMSRASTLDLLREDAHEVQMIEEGSICLNSVTVFAIFGTLAVLILGQTVVIAHYAVRRFSSEKTA, from the exons ATGAAGGTCTTTGCGGTTCTCGCCCTTGTCGTGGCCTCTGTGCTTGCGGACACTTTAC catcAGTGACGTTATGTCCTCCTGAAACTCAAACAATATTTGTTCTCCAACACAACACAACAGTGGGTGCTCGCATCCGAACAATCCCAACCTCAAATCTTGCTGAATGCTCCGATCACTGCTCGGCTTCTCTTGATTGTCAAGGAGTTGAGTTCAAGGATGGAAGCTGTGCAGTTTTCCGTGCAGGCTCTGAAAAGGCAACTGCTGGAAGCCAACTTCTCACCAAGACATGTGTCAAGAGTGATCGCGTTTGCCAATCTCCATTCCAGTTCGATCTTTTCGAGCAAAGAATTCTCGTTGGATTCGCCCGCGAGGTTGTCCCTGCTGCAAACATTCAAATTTGTATGGCTGCCTGCCTTAATGCTTTCGACACTTTTGGATTCGAATGTGAATCTGCTATGTTCTACCCAGTTGATCAAGAATGTATCTTGAACACCGAAGATCGTTTGGACAGACCATCACTCTTTGTTGAGGAATCAGATGATACAGTTATCTACATGGATAACAACTGTGCTGGAT ccCAATGCTACCCACCATACATCACACAATATATTGCCGTCGAAGGAAAGCAATTGAAGAATGAACTTGACCGTATCATCAACGTCGACCTCGATTCTTGCCAAGCTCTTTGCACTCAACGTCTCTCAATCTCATCCAATGACTTCAACTGCAAATCGTTCATGTACAACAACAAGACCCGTACTTGTATTCTTGCTGATGAACGTTCCAAACCACTTGGACGTGCTGATCTTATTGCCACAGAAGGATTCACTTACTTCGAGAAGAAGTGCTTCGCTTCGCCAAACACTTGCCGCAACGTGCCAAGCTTCAAGCGTGTGCCACAAATGATTCTCGTTGGATTCGCCGCTTTCGTTATGGAGAATGTTCCATCTGTCACCATGTGCCTTGATCAATGTACCAA CCCACCACCAGAGACTGGTGATGGATTTGTCTGCAAATCTGTCATGTATTACTACAACGAACAAGAGTGCATCCTCAACTCAGAAACCAGAGAAAGCAAGCCAGAGCTTTTTATTCCAGAAGGAGAAGAGTTCCTTGTTGACTATTTCGATATTACTTGCCACCTCAAGCAAGAGAAATGCCCAACTGGACAACACCTCAAGGCTATTCGCACCATCAATGCAGCTCTTCCAGAAGGAGAATCTGAGCTTCATGTTCTCAAGGCTTCTGCTGCTAAGGGAATCAAGGAATGTGTTGCCAAGTGCTTCGGACTTGCTCCAGAGAAATGCAGATCCTTCAACTACGACAAGAAGACAAAATCTTGCGATCTTCTTTACCTCGATGGTCACAACACTCTTCAGCCACAAGTTCGTCAAGGAGTTGATCTATATGATCTTCACTGTCTTGCCG TGGAAAACGACTGCTCTGCCAACAAGGATGATGCTCTCTTCTCCCGTTATCTTCACACCAAACAACGTGGAATCCCAGCAAAGGTCTACAAGGTTGTTTCACTCAACTCGTGCCTTGAAGTTTGTGCCGGAAATCCAAC ATGCGCTGGAGCCAACTACAACCGTCGTCTTGGAGACTGCACACTCTTCGATGCTATTGACGATGATGCTGAGATTAACGAGCATACTGATTTCTACAAGAACCTCTGTGTTACCAAAGAAATCGATACTGGAGCTTCTGCTGCCGCCAATGTCCCAGAAACCAAGCACCGTGTCTCTGGAACCGTCGTTGAAGGCAAGGACTCTAAATCACAACTTCTTGCCACTAAGAAGGTCAAGAAGCCAACCATCAAGAACACCGAACACCGTCGTGCTCCAGAATCAACCGTTCCAATTGGTCCACCAGTTGAGGTTAAAGCTGAAGCCATTCAAACAATCTGTAACTACGAAGGAATCAAGGTTCAAATCAACAATGGAGAGCCATTCAGTGGAGTCATCTTTGTTAAGAACAAGTTTGATACTTGCCGTGTTGAAGTTGCCAACTCAAATGCCGCTACTCTTGTTCTCGGACTTCCAAAAGACTTTGGAATGCGCCCAATCTCTCTTGACAATATTGATGATAATGAAACTGGAAAGAATAAGACAAAGAAGGGAGAAGAGACTCCATTGAAGGATGAAATTGAGGAGTTCCGTCAAAAGAGACAAGCTGCTGAATTCCGTGATTGTGGACTCGTCGATCTTCTCAATGGAACATACAAATCCACTGTTGTCATTCAAACCAACAACCTCGGAATTCCAGGACTCGTTACCTCAATGGATCAACTTTATGAGGTTTCCTGTGATTACTCTAGTATGCTTGGAGGACGTGTTCAAGCTGGATACAATATGACTGTTACTGGACCAGAAGCTAATCTTATTCAGCCACGTGGAAAGATTGAGCTCGGAAACCCAGTTCTCATGCAACTTCTGAATGGAGATGGAACTGAACAACCACTTGTTCAAGCTAAACTCGGAGACATTCTTGAGCTTCGTTGGGAGATTATGGCTATGGATGATGAACTTGACTTCTTCGTCAAGAACTGCCACGCTGAACCAGGAGTTGCTGGAGGAAAGGCCGGAGCCGGAGAGAAGCTTCGACTTATCGATGGTGGATGCCCAACTCCAGCTGTTGCACAAAAGTTGATCCCAGGAGCTATTGAAATCAAGTCATCGGCTGTGAAGACTACAAAAATGCAAGCTTTCCGTTTCGATTCATCTGCTTCAATCAGAGTTACATGCGAAGTTGAGATTTGCAAGGGAGATTGTGAACCAGTTGAGTGTGCTTTAACCGGAGGAGTCAAGAAATCATTCGGAAGAAAGAAGAGAGAAGTTAGCAATAATATTGAAGAAT TCGAGACAAACCGGTACCTGATTCCAAGAAGATCTCACGCCACCACCTCCATCGTCATCATTGACCCACTTCAACAGGTATGCACAAAA gtaaATGAGCCAGTTGCCATGTCACGTGCTTCAACACTTGATCTTCTTCGTGAAGATGCTCACGAGGTTCAGATGATTGAGGAAGGATCAATCTGCCTGAACTCTGTCACAGTTTTTGCCATCTTTGGAACCCTTGCGGTTCTGATTCTTGGACAAACTGTTGTCATTGCTCACTACGCAGTTCGTCGGTTTTCATCAGAAAAGACTGCTTAA